The stretch of DNA TTCTATGGAGATGTGGATCTGCCTCAAGGAGTGATCCAAATCCTTCCCGCACAAGAACTGAGACATTCGCCTGCGGATAGGTTTCCTTTACTGCCCGGAAAGTCGGTGTGGCCCATACCACGTCGCCGATATCACCAAGTTGTATGATGAGAATGTTGTTTATTGGTCTGTCAAATGTGCCGCCCTTGACTATCATCAGGTTCCCCTGGACTTAAACCTGTAGGTGAACTGCTGCATTCAGGGTATTCTTGAGAAGCATTGCTATCGTCATCGGGCCGACACCGCCGGGAACCGGTGTTATATGGGATGCTTTTTCAGCCACTTCATCAAAAGCCACATCTCCCACCAGCTTGCCACTTTCGAGCCTGTTTATGCCGACATCTATAACGACGGCTCCGTCCCTCACCATATCTCCCGTTATCATTTCGGCCTTTCCTGCGGCAGCGATGAGGATTTCCGCCCTTCTTGTGACCTCTGGGAGGTCTTTTGTCCGTGTGTGACACATGGTTATGGTGGCGTGTCGTGCAAGAAGCATCAGGGCCAGCGGTTTCCCCACAATATTGCTCCTGCCTACTATGACAACCTCTTTCCCTTCAATCCCGGTGTTGTAGCGGTCTAAAAGCTCTATAATACCCAGTGGGGTGCAGGCCATGTGGAAGGGATTTCCTGAAAAGAGACGTCCGATATTATATGGATGAAAACCGTCAACATCTTTTCGGGGATCAACGGCTTCTATGATTGAATCGGAATTTATGTGCCCGGGAAGGGGAAGCTGAACGAGAATACCATGTATCTCATCATCGCGGTTTAGCTCTTCGATGATCTTGAGCAGTTTTTTTTCATCGGTTTCGGCTGGCAGTTTCTGTTCCCTTGATAAAAATCCAGCTTCCTTACAGGCATTTTCCTTCATTCTGACGTATATTGTTGAGGCGGGATCGTCTCCAACGAGGATGACGGCAAGCCCCGGAACGGTTCCGGTTTTCGCCTTCAGCCTGAGAACTTCCTCTTTAATCTCATTTCTGACGTCCTGTGCTATCTTCTTTCCATCAATTATTATGGCCATTGGTTCCTCCAGTAGCTAAGGGGGCAAAACGTTACCCCCCGTTATTCCCTTTTATTTGCAGGCGAAATTTATATTACGTTCAAGCAGCAGATGTCAAGAAAATACAAATGACCCCAAAATAGACATTGACCCTTCCAACACAGTAGGACAGGCGTCTCGCCTGTCCATAATGGTGAATCGCTTAGACAGCCGAGACGGCTGTCCTACGGGATGGGGAGGACAGAATTTATTTTCAATGTCTATTTTGGGGAAATGAATGTTGATAACCAGGGAACCAGAAGGGGATTAAATTCAGGTTTTTATTTGAACGGTCTCCCTACTTTATGCTATAAACTGAAGTTAAATATGAGTCCCGCAGTTGAGTCATCCTTACAAAATCCCGTATGAGTTGGAATTTGTAAAGAAAATTGAAAAGAGAGATACGAGACATGAATCCGGAATTGATTGATAAGCTTGTAGTGCCGAATGATACAAAGATTGTGTTTTTAATCCTCGATGGTGTAGGGGGTCTCCCCCTGCCAGGGGGTGATAAAACAGAGCTGGAAACGGCCGACACCCCGAATCTTGACCGTTTGGCTAAAAAATCGATCTGCGGTCTCCTCGACCCGATCGGATACGGGATAACACCGGGGAGCGGTCCCGCTCATTTTGCACTCTTCGGCTACGACCCCGTGAAGAACAATGTGGGAAGGGGAATATTGTCCGCAGCGGGGATTAACTTTCCCATGACGGAAAAAGACCTTTTTATGAGGGTTAATTTTGCAACTATAGATGACAGCGGCTTGGTGATTGACAGGAGGGCGGGTCGCATCGACAATGAAACCAACAGAAGACTCTGCCTTAAGTTGCAGGAAGGTATAAAACTGAAATCGCATGGTGTTTTCTTTGAAACGGTAAGAGAACACCGCGCACTGATCGCCCTTAGAGGGGATAACTTGCGGGAAGAAATAAAAGAAACAGACCCACAGAAAGTTGGAATGCCCCCGCTTTTGCCCGAGGCCATGGTACCGGAGGCGAAAAAGACAGCGGCGGTTATAGCTGAATTGACAGAAAAAGCTAAAGATATCCTCTCCGATGAGGAGAAAGCAAATATGATACTGCTGAGAGGATATGCCAAATACCGCAGGTACCCCGGCCTCAATGAGAGATTTGGGCTCAATCCACTTACGATTGCTAACTATCCCATGTACAGAGGAATTGCACGGCTTTTAGGGATGACTGTCAACACGCTGACGGAGACGATAGAAGCTGAATTTGCTGCCCTGCGTGAAAATTACGAAAAATATGATTTCTTCTTCCTTCACATCAAACCGACGGATTCAAGGGGTGAAGATGGAGACTTCGATGCAAAGGTAAAAGTTATCGAGGAGGTTGATTCCCTTCTTCCTGTGATAACTGAGCTTCGTCCCGATGTCCTGGTTGTGACCGGAGACCACTCAACACCGGCGCTCCTTGCTTCACATAGCTGGCACCCTGTGCCTGTGCTTCTTTCATCGGATACTTGCAGGCCGGATGGGGTGGAACGATTTGGTGAGAGG from Syntrophales bacterium encodes:
- a CDS encoding 2,3-bisphosphoglycerate-independent phosphoglycerate mutase, which codes for MKREIRDMNPELIDKLVVPNDTKIVFLILDGVGGLPLPGGDKTELETADTPNLDRLAKKSICGLLDPIGYGITPGSGPAHFALFGYDPVKNNVGRGILSAAGINFPMTEKDLFMRVNFATIDDSGLVIDRRAGRIDNETNRRLCLKLQEGIKLKSHGVFFETVREHRALIALRGDNLREEIKETDPQKVGMPPLLPEAMVPEAKKTAAVIAELTEKAKDILSDEEKANMILLRGYAKYRRYPGLNERFGLNPLTIANYPMYRGIARLLGMTVNTLTETIEAEFAALRENYEKYDFFFLHIKPTDSRGEDGDFDAKVKVIEEVDSLLPVITELRPDVLVVTGDHSTPALLASHSWHPVPVLLSSDTCRPDGVERFGERECIQGGLGRIPMVYLMGIALAHAQRLTKFGA
- the folD gene encoding bifunctional methylenetetrahydrofolate dehydrogenase/methenyltetrahydrofolate cyclohydrolase FolD; amino-acid sequence: MAIIIDGKKIAQDVRNEIKEEVLRLKAKTGTVPGLAVILVGDDPASTIYVRMKENACKEAGFLSREQKLPAETDEKKLLKIIEELNRDDEIHGILVQLPLPGHINSDSIIEAVDPRKDVDGFHPYNIGRLFSGNPFHMACTPLGIIELLDRYNTGIEGKEVVIVGRSNIVGKPLALMLLARHATITMCHTRTKDLPEVTRRAEILIAAAGKAEMITGDMVRDGAVVIDVGINRLESGKLVGDVAFDEVAEKASHITPVPGGVGPMTIAMLLKNTLNAAVHLQV